ACCAAAAAAAGCCCCAGCATTTCAATCGATCGCCGCACGGTGAGGGGCAGGGTAGAATTTTCCATGGTGTGTCAGTTGTTTTATAGCCGGTCAATATTTCAAGAAGCAGGCCATTCCTGCAATCTAATGAAAAAAACAAGATTACCTGTATACAGGTATTGTTGGTATCCTGTTTGAGTTATAGGTTTGTGGTACATTTTTTATAGTAAAATATTGGTATGCGGTATAAGTATGGGCGTGCTTATAACCAAATCCAGTTTAGCGGGCACTTTCGGGTGCCCGTTTTATTTTAAGAATGGCGGAGCAGCAGAAGCTATAAAGCCAAAGGCCGGATCGTTAAAAGATCCGGCCTTTTTATCATTAAAGCGGTTAAGCTTTATCCTATCTGAAGTTGTACTTGATACCAACAGTCCATGTTCTTCCGAAACCAGGATAAACGCGGTTGTTTTTACCAGAGCCATTGTCACCGATTTTGAAGTCGGTAGCAACAGTAGGATCATACTTAATGTCATCAGTAGATTCTGCGATATATTTTTTATCGGTCAGGTTGTCTACGTTCAAACGGATAGTGAACCTGTCTTTACCCCATTTGAAGTTGTAAGAGAGCATACCATCGAACAGGCCGTAAGAAGGCAGTTGCCAAGCTTGCTGACCTTCTTTAGTAGCATCTGTACGGTTTTCCGGAGTGAAATTGGCGTAAAGTTTAGTAGCATAGTAGTAAGAACCTCTCAGCCTTAAACCTTTTACGATTTCGTAAGTAGCGGCGAAGTTAGCTGTCGTTTGAGCAGCGTCACCTACTTTCAGTCCTTTGGTATAGAGGTTAACAGTACCGAGTTTTTCGTTGCTGTCGTTGAACACGTCGGTAACAACGTTGTTGTCGTATTTCCAGTTACCGAATGAAGCCATAGCCTGGATTTCGAGCTGTTGAATGGGATGGCTGTTCAGTTCAAATTCAACACCCTGGTGAATAGCAACCAGACCATTGATATTAGCCCTGTAAGTTAAGCCAGTTGCAGGGTCGGGGAAGTTCCTGATGATGTTTTTATCTTTCCACTCAGTACGGTAAAGGTTCACATTAGCGGCCAGGTATTTAGAACGGAAACCGTAACCCAGTTCGCTTGTGAAGATCTTTTCGTTAGTGATATTTTTTACGATATCAACGTTGTTGTTGTTAGGCCATACGGTGTTGAAGAAAGGCGCCCTTGTGAGGTAACCGATGTTTCCAAACACGTTGTGTTGTGCATTGATACGATAGTTTACACCACCTTTAACTGTATAAGCCAGGAAGTCTTTCTTCTCAGATTTCCACCTGGAATCAGTTTTCTTGTCGTACAGGAAGTGATCGATACGCTGATAGTTCGTATTGCTTAAAGAGCCGGCAGCGAAGATGCTGAAGCTTTTCACGTTATACTCACCAGACAGGTAACCGCCGACTTGTTTAACCAGACCATCGTTCGCATAGTCGATAGTACCGTTTTTATCGTAACCGGCTACGTATTTATTAGGGTTGTTTACGTCTTTAGTTTCGAAGTAAGCAGCAGTACCCAGGGCATCATCTACTCTGCGGTAGTGAATACCTTTATAGTAACGTAAGTCGAGACCCGCATTAACAGTGATAGCATTAGTGAAGTCATGTTTCAGGTTCACGATAGCGCCATACCAGTTGTGAGAGTTCATAGAAGCACGACGGATGATACCATTGTTAGAAGCGTCGGCTACGTATTGTCCCTGGTAAGCACCAGCAGTAGGCCATGCGGGGTTAGCAGTAGTAGTACCGAAACCAGCAGTAGCGAAACCGCTGTTCCAACGTTTGATATCGTCGAAGCGGATCAGGCCATTGGCGTCTTTAGCAACAGTGAAGCCAGTAGAGCCGTTGATAGTGCCGATAGGGCCGGTTCCACCACCACGACCGAGAGATGCATAAACTACAGCGCTCAGATCAGTTTTTTCGCTGATATTCCAGTAGTAGTTGATGTTAGCCACTGGTTTGTGGTAGAAGTTTTTGCTCCAGCTATATTCTTTGCCATTGAGGTAACCGTAAGAGTCGTTATACTTGTCGCCTCTGTTCACAACAGCAGTGTTGTTAGGGTTGCCGTACAGGGTTTCGTATTTGATAGCTGCGCTACGCTGGTTGTGCCATTGAGGCGCACCGGTTACAGTAGCAGTAAGGGTGTGGTGGCTGTTGATCTCCCAGCCCAGGGTAGCGAAATAGTTCCAGCCTTCGAATTTAGTTCCGTCTACATAGCCATCGCCACGTGTGTAAGAACCTAATACAGAGAGAGCCAGGCCATTTTTATTTTTACCGGTGTTATAACCGAAGGTATATTTCATGTAATTGTCGTTACCAGTGGTAGCAGAAACCTGACCACCTTTTTCCATTTCGGTAGCTTTTGTAACGATGTTGATGTTACCACCTACAGCTGCAACAGAGAGTTTAGAAGCACCAAGGCCTCTTTGAACCTGAACGTTGCTGGCGATTTCGGCCAGACCAGCCCAGTTACTCCAGTAAACCGCGCCGTTTTCCATGTCGTTTACAGGAACACCGTTCACCATTACGGCGGTGTTAGCCTGGTTGAAACCCCTAACGTTGATACGGGAGTCGCCGAAGCCACCACCGGATTTTGTAACGTAAGTAGAAGGAGTAACCTTCAACAATTCGGGGAATTCTTTATTACCGATCCTTTCTTCAATTACTACAGAGCGTAAAGTAGAAACGGCAACCGGCGTTTTACGGTCGATAGCGATGTTACTGCTTACAACCACTTCTTTCATTGCCAGCTGGCTAGATTCGAGGCTTACATCGCCAAGATCCTGACCTGCCTGAACACTGATAGTTTTAGGAAGAGATCCAATAGAGGAGATTTCAACGGTAGTGGCTTCAGCCAGTGGGAAGGAAAAGCTTCCGTCCGCACCTGAAATGTAACGAACTTCTCTACCTGACTTTTTTACTGTTAGGGTAGCGCCAGGGATACCTTCTTTGGTAACGGCATCAATGAGGCGGCCTTTTACGTGGGATTGGGCTAACATTGCAAGGGGAGCTAATAGCACGAATGCAATTAGCAGCAGTTTTCTCTTTAAAAGCATAAGAATGTTACTTTTTTTCAGCTGCAAAGAAAAGAAATAAAAAGTTTCCAATTTCAACATAATGTTAACAAACGGTTACGTAACCTATTGACATTTTGGTCTGGGAGGGTTATATTCTCCTGTTAACCTGTTAGTTAAAAGGCAATTACGGTAAAGCCGATGCTTCCCCGTATTTTTGCATTTCAATTCCGAAATATGCTGGATAGTATAGAAAGTGCACTTGACGACCTGAAGAAAGGAAAGCTTGTGATAGTAGTAGACGACGAAGACCGTGAGAATGAAGGCGATTTTGTTACGGCAGCTGCCAATGTAACCCCCGAGATCATCAATTTCATGAGCAAGGAAGGCAGGGGCCTGATCTGCGCTCCTTTGACCGAGGAAAGGGCCGACGAACTGCAGTTAAACCTGATGGTCAATAATAATACGGCGTTACACGCCACGCCTTTTACGGTAAGTATAGATCTTTTAGGGCATGGATGTACCACTGGGATCAGTTCTCATGACCGCGCCAAGACCGTTCAGGCGCTGATAGACCCGGCCACCACTCCTGCCGACCTGGGCCGTCCGGGGCATATTTTCCCCTTAAGGGCCAAGAACGGGGGCGTTTTGAGGCGTTCCGGCCACACAGAGGCCACTGTTGACCTTGCCAGGCTGGCGGGATTTGCGCCTGCCGGGGTATTGGTAGAAATAATGAATGAAGATGGCACCATGGCGCGTCTTCCCCAGTTAAGAGAGATCGCCAACAAGTTTGATCTCAAAATCATTTCCATCAAAGACCTGATCGAGTACCGTTTACAGACCGATTCTCTTATAGAGGAGATCGTTCGGGTAGATATGCCTACGCAATATGGTCATTTTAAACTGGT
The Filimonas effusa genome window above contains:
- a CDS encoding TonB-dependent receptor, which translates into the protein MLAQSHVKGRLIDAVTKEGIPGATLTVKKSGREVRYISGADGSFSFPLAEATTVEISSIGSLPKTISVQAGQDLGDVSLESSQLAMKEVVVSSNIAIDRKTPVAVSTLRSVVIEERIGNKEFPELLKVTPSTYVTKSGGGFGDSRINVRGFNQANTAVMVNGVPVNDMENGAVYWSNWAGLAEIASNVQVQRGLGASKLSVAAVGGNINIVTKATEMEKGGQVSATTGNDNYMKYTFGYNTGKNKNGLALSVLGSYTRGDGYVDGTKFEGWNYFATLGWEINSHHTLTATVTGAPQWHNQRSAAIKYETLYGNPNNTAVVNRGDKYNDSYGYLNGKEYSWSKNFYHKPVANINYYWNISEKTDLSAVVYASLGRGGGTGPIGTINGSTGFTVAKDANGLIRFDDIKRWNSGFATAGFGTTTANPAWPTAGAYQGQYVADASNNGIIRRASMNSHNWYGAIVNLKHDFTNAITVNAGLDLRYYKGIHYRRVDDALGTAAYFETKDVNNPNKYVAGYDKNGTIDYANDGLVKQVGGYLSGEYNVKSFSIFAAGSLSNTNYQRIDHFLYDKKTDSRWKSEKKDFLAYTVKGGVNYRINAQHNVFGNIGYLTRAPFFNTVWPNNNNVDIVKNITNEKIFTSELGYGFRSKYLAANVNLYRTEWKDKNIIRNFPDPATGLTYRANINGLVAIHQGVEFELNSHPIQQLEIQAMASFGNWKYDNNVVTDVFNDSNEKLGTVNLYTKGLKVGDAAQTTANFAATYEIVKGLRLRGSYYYATKLYANFTPENRTDATKEGQQAWQLPSYGLFDGMLSYNFKWGKDRFTIRLNVDNLTDKKYIAESTDDIKYDPTVATDFKIGDNGSGKNNRVYPGFGRTWTVGIKYNFR
- a CDS encoding bifunctional 3,4-dihydroxy-2-butanone-4-phosphate synthase/GTP cyclohydrolase II, giving the protein MLDSIESALDDLKKGKLVIVVDDEDRENEGDFVTAAANVTPEIINFMSKEGRGLICAPLTEERADELQLNLMVNNNTALHATPFTVSIDLLGHGCTTGISSHDRAKTVQALIDPATTPADLGRPGHIFPLRAKNGGVLRRSGHTEATVDLARLAGFAPAGVLVEIMNEDGTMARLPQLREIANKFDLKIISIKDLIEYRLQTDSLIEEIVRVDMPTQYGHFKLVAFREKTNGAEHLALIKGEWTKEEPVLARVHSSCFTGDILGSMRCDCGEQLHKAMQRIEAEGKGIILYMNQEGRGIGLVNKLKAYKLQEEGMDTVEANLHLGFPMDQRDYGVGAQILRYLGATRLKLMSNNPRKRAGLKGYGIEIVDIVPIEICPNEHNEKYLRTKRDKLGHEILSNK